From the Gossypium hirsutum isolate 1008001.06 chromosome A02, Gossypium_hirsutum_v2.1, whole genome shotgun sequence genome, the window GATGAATAATCATTTGATAATCAAAGATTACCTCTGAAGCAGAGCTATAAGGCTTgattacgaagaagaaccagaaAAAAAATCTGAGAAAGAGAGActgtggatttttttttttgttcttttttcctttgaattgagaaataaaattagCAGTGAAAAGGAATAAATGGAGAAAATGAATTTGTTTGTATTAGATTTAGAGAGCACTTTCCTTAGCCAGTTTGTAGCTTTAGATTGAATCTTtggaaattcttttaatattaattaacttacccttccatttattatttattgcaGTTATACCCTTCCATTCCCTTCAATTTCTCGTCAGAAGAAAACGCGAGATGATTTGATTCCTTTTAATCGGAAagacataattaaaattttcccGCGCTTTTTGGTGTTTTCAATTTTCGCATTTATTTGAATGTCGTTGACTGATATAGTTACCgcaaaatttaggattttattaattatattacttataGCAATAATTTCTTTTGACCCAgaattatttaacataattaatacaataatttataattttattaactatttttaaagaaaattcaccaataaaataagatgaatatagattataataaaaaaaatacaaattgaatagataaaaaatatatttcaattttgatGGCCGCAGACCATGTACAAAATAATTACcatatttttaatacattatttaaattacattAGTGTTCTTTCTTTTTGGTGgataaaataagaaattttacaATAAGTTAAAAAGAGTCAAAAGAAAAAGTTACATATATAATTGTAAACTTTTCTTCTTGTCAAACACCAACTTAACCATTCAATCAGCTTCAACGTTTTCTTCTCTAAAAATATTCaattcaccaaatataaaaatCGATGAATAAGAATAAAACTAGATAAGAATGTAagatttttctctctctcttttttttttttacaaaaattaatgaataaagtaAATAGACTTATTAGGTGGAAACAATGTACTGGTGATAGTTCAGACGGTGTTACTTTCCTCTAAAAAAGAATGAATTTAAACatttgaaaagaagaagaaaaaatcataaattttctgaaaatgtgaaaaaaaaaaagtcatatcTTTTTCTTGATTCTAACAGTCAACTCTGAGACCAATTCCTTGAGATAATCACAGTTGGTACGATGATAATCAATCAACAAACAAAGCTGCCTTATGGCTtccctcttttcttcttctcgaCTCAACAATGTCGCATCTTTTTCTTTATTAATCTTCTCCAATTCTCCCACTTTTTTCTCAAGCACACTCACAGCTTTCAATAACTTCAACTTTTGTTCTTCTTCTGAATTCGATACCTCgtcattttcccttttcttttctgcATTATCTATCAGCTTCGTCAACTCAGTTTCACAAGTAACAAGCTTTTGTTTCAGTTCTTTGTTTTCTTGCTCTAAACtttcttttatgttcttgtaGTTCTCTTTGTTTTCGTAATGCTTTTTTTCAGCAACCGCAATCCTTAAGCACAGAAGACGGATGTTATCATCGAGTTTCTGGTAGAATTCTTGTGCTAAATTCCCCATCTTTCTTTCTATGTAATTTAACTTGTTTCCAGCAGATAATTGTTTGATAAGCTTTGGGTTACGTTCCATGGTTTTCCTAGTATGTTCTTCTATTTCTTTCATCATTCTCTGTTGGTCTGCAATCTGTAACTCCACTTGGTTTTTCTCCGTCACATGATCCAACTTAACCTCTGTACTCATCTGAGTTATTTGTTTTTCCCTTTTAGTTTGGCAGTCCTCAAGTCTCCTCTCTCTAAATAGTGCTTCCAGTCCTAGAATTCTTGAATTCAGGTGAGCATTTTCCTCTTTCAATTGATTGATTTCATGAACATTACTCCTCAATTCATCTTTGGATGTAATATTCTGTTTGCGTAGAGCATCAACCTCCGATTCCAAGTCGATCACCTGCACCTGTAAGCCTTGGTTTTCCTCTTTCAGAGTTTTCACTTGAACCTCTAATTCCGGCTTCATTACATTTCCTCTGGCTTCACATTGTTGAGCACGTAAATAGTCCACTTCCTTTTTCAGACTGCAGACCTGTGCCATTGAATTATTGATTCTAGATGTTAggttcttttcattttctttgagtTGCTTCATGAGTTTAGTTACTTCATCTCCTTCCTCCCAAACCGGCACATACATTGCGGTATTTGTCTCTCCTTGCTGTTTAGTTTCAACTGTCTTACCATCAATCCCAACTTCAGAATCTCTTTTAGGCTCATCTTTGTTGATGGTTTCTATTTCTTCTGTTTTACTTGAAGCAGACAGATGACCTGAAGCTAAAGCTTCACTCTCTTCGGTCTTAGAGGCCAATTGGTGCTTCAAATCAGCGTCTTCTTCATATGCACGATTAAGTTCTTCCTTGATGTTATCTGCCATCCATCTATGGAATCTTCTATCATTATCAAATGTCGTGTCAGTGTCATTTTCTCTATCCGTAGGGGAGTAATATTCTGAGTCCGAGCCGGATGAATAATAGGGATGACTTTcgtttccttttccttttcctttgagAACTTTCTCAACGGACTCTCGTTTAAGATGCTCATATTGCGCAGAGAGTGACTGGTACTGTCTGTAAAACTCCTCAACATGCCCAATAAGTTCTGGCTCCCTTTTCCTGCTTTTCCTCTTGATGAGCTTCAAGATTCTTTCTACTCTCTTTTCAACATCTGTGAAAAACAGGGAAATTCCGAATCTGATACATCAACATCaaatgaaatatgtatggaagAAAATGTTAAAACTCTTACATTATCTTAGTCAAAAGCACCTGAGATCTTACAGCACGGAATCAATACAACAATGAACGCAAATCAGGAGACTTTGACAAAAGCAATTGACATTAAACAATGACAAAGAATTACTAATAAGCTGACAGTCATAACTCGTAGGATACTAGAAACAGGATAATACTACAAGGCACTGTCAAGTTTTTCTCTAGAGGGCAAAGTAAGGTTATAAGCAGATTCCTAAACCTCGCTTTTGCGGAAACATAAAAATGGTGAATGCAACACTACAGTTTCAATACAACTACTTGAGGATGACAAAGTGATTTTAACTTTTCACTGACTAGTGCCTAATCTTTAGCCAAAAATGCACATAACTTTGCAGACATGCATCCATTAAGATTTacattgaggaagaaaaagaaaatgtgcCTATAATGGCACTCATGTTATCTTTGAATCTACAAAAATAATGTAAGAGGATGATAAAAGGAAGGTAGCACGGGGGTATATTAGCGAGGGTGTAAAATTTGGTTTTGCAGCCAAACAATGTGTGCATATTTTCAGGTTTTCATCAGCTTTTACAAACCTGGTTTAATCACTTCCACTTGCTCCATTGTTCTGAACTTCTGTGTATCAGGATAACAACCCTTAGAGGTCGTTGTCTGGCTTTATAGCGTCTTCTCCAATATGAAATTTGCTGCGAACTTAAAGAATGAATCCCCAAGCCAAAAAATGCATGCTCCATCTCAAACACATCAAACTAAATATCTGAAAATAAAGGTGACATAgcattagtaaattatttttcacATTGACACATCCAAACATAACAAAGTCCTAAATCAAGCATATCCTCAAAAACAGCTTGTGCATTCACTATTTTTTAGATGGTCTACACTTTATCCTTAGTTTTCTTCCTCCCTAGCCAATACCAAAAATGTGCATTTCATCATAAGCAAAGTCATAAAAGAAGAAAGCTAATTCATCTTTTACACAAGAACTGTTCACCAGGCATTTAACCaaactctttaaaattcaaaGTCTGGCAAAATTTTGACCTTGGAAACAAGTAATAAGACATGCCTGTCAAATCCTTCCATGTGCATTCTTGACATATCTGCATTATGAATTCATTAATTAGAACACAACCTAGTCAAAATTCCTAATAGGAGATTGTTATGGGCCGGAAATATCGTTGATTTTGATACATAATTAGATCAAATAGTGCAACAAAAAGCTAAAAAGACAAACCCTTCATTGCCTTCAACACGGTACCGCACATTACATTTGTATCCGACACTCATTATCGGATAATGAGTAACATGTAACGATTATTCTACATAATAGTTGATTTTGACAACAAGACCCACCAAAAAAGAATGGTGGTCCATTGATAAATCAGAATTTCCAAAGATTGGGTAATGGATAAATGGTGGCCAAGGTTTGATACGTCATCTTCAAAGGCAACAACAACCCCCACCCGTTTCTTCACCAATTCAGTTCTGAAATTCAAACACATTGTCTTGCTACAAGGAGAAAATATACCAGCTAACATCCAGTTCATTGCCACCCATGGCCTTCAAATAGGTTTTTTAAtcacaatatttaaattttaattatgggaTTAAGCGTTAACACGTCGGTTATGTTCGATAAGGAATGACATTCGCTGAAAGCTACGTAAAATCCAATTCAAAATTCAATCTAACCATTATTTATCTTAGACGAATCGAAAGATCAgaaaattcaaatttgacttatttagttttttatttctgaattaaacatgaaattattaatttgaatgattttcTTCGTTTTATATTCCATCTTCGTTAACAATCAaacgaagaaaaaaaaagaagaaaatgaattgaAAGCAAATATTACCTGAAAATCGAAGGCGGATTTTCTCTCAGCGGATCAAAATGGAATGCGAATTGATAAAATGATGGAAAATTAGGAAACATTTTCAggtgaaaagaaaaaagggaaaatagtcAAAAAAGTGAAATTATAAAATAGGCTTTCGGTGTTTGTGATGTTTCCGGTCCATGAGAACGGAATTTTGGCGGTTTCTTTTTTATGATACAAATAGCCCTAAAATTTCGTTTTGTATATTACGATGGAATCTCATTTTATCGGATAGCAAAAATACGCGATAATTTCATTTCATcgtaaacaataaaaaataagtggCTAAAATTTCAAAACGTAAATGCTACGTGGGTGATGTCCCGCGCTTTGTCTTgtcctaaaattttaattaatttttatattttttaaattaaattactctATGGCAGATGACCTATATTTGAAACAGTGAAGCATAAATCTTTAGGTTTTTTTACTCTATTATgataaatttattattcattagGATAAATTAAACCAACAATTACTTAATTTTGAGGTAACTAACAAAATAGTCAGTCAGGTTTtaatttagtcactcaactttcaaaaaataataaaacaagtcTTTTTAACCATTTTTCGTTACAGACATAACGGAAAAGTGACATGACAGTTGACGGATTCCTTGTTGTCATTAACCATCCAGCTGCCCAGTTAGCACAAATTTAAATAGCCCATTTTGGCACTAATTTAGGGTTTAGGcagtaaaagaaaaagagaaatagaagAATTGTAACGGCCCGATTTTGGGTTcaatcgaaacaatggtttcggaaccactaactcgaggtcagagaaattatttttttatattattttatgtgtgatggcatGTTTATAAAGGAGTATagaaattttggtgaattaattttagcgattgtgagcccaattgtgaaaaaggactaaatcgcataaaatgcaaaagtcctgtTTTGATAGCAaagggtgttaaatagctagagaaccaaaattgggggtctttatagggcaaatagacccttggaTAAGTGATGGCCTGCCATAGAAGACAAAAGATAgagaaaagatatcatctttttcccatCTCCTTCTCCACCGAAAACTCACCCATTGTAGAGGTTTTTGAGCCtcaaaaatttcagccactctctactcttgcaagtaagtgactttaatggcttttcttgaaaatttttacatttttagaacctttgtagcatgagctttctaacaatgggactattttgttaaatggttgaaagtttagagttttaccatgagagtgttcatgttgttttctgaaattttatggaagaaaatgaatcatggttatgaaataaacaacttttatgaagggacttctcatgaaaaccctaataagactattttgtaaagttgtaaaatagatagtaatgttgtgaaatattggaaatttggGGGTTTTTTAAGATAGATAAATGGTTGGTTAGGCTTGACTAATAGGGAaactcgataaaaattgatttccgggcctagaggtaaaatggttattttgtaaaagtctaggggcaaaatggtcattttgcccaaatcATAAATTATTAAGCGCTTAGatttaattgatgattaaattactAAATGTTTCCATTTTAGATCATGAAATACAAAATCCGAACCTAAACTGGGgaaaggccaagcaagtagattaaatcAACTAGTCGCCCCATTTtgagtaccgaggtaagttgtatgtaaataatacaactacattgttattatatgtgtctgaattgatatagcataaactgcttgtttgtggaattgattatgtatgatgaatattgagatagtagaactcccgtttgaaccttagaaaataaatcggatattcatgccatgacattcgggttattgtatgctagtgtaagacatgtctgggacatgcatcggctacattatgagagctagtgtaagaccatgtctgggacatggcatcggcattgaaacgagagctagtgtaagagatgtctgggacatgcattggctacgagatgtgtcagtgtaagaccatgtctgggacatggcatcggcacgtataaaagtgccagtgtaagaccatgtctggggcatggcatcggcactgatatgtgagagctagtgtaagatcatgtctgggacatggcgtcggcctcgattttgatagtcaatgtaagaccatgtctgggacatggcatcagcattataccctatgtttgaagCTTAGTGAATATTCAATAGTATTCCAAATGATTCAatggtgagagttacagtttgagttaaacgagaaaagtatagccatgttgtgagtggtacaggtacccaTTTGAAATgaatgagatgtgagctcaatatatgctatgtgaattgtaatggatagtgatgagtaagttgaacttatgcctacttttgtattatgaacatgatgatgaatggtaaagttgttgttatatttatttgcatgcaacttactaagctttatgcttactccctctcctttccattttcttatagtgccacatAATTAGCTAGAGGATCAtcagacgtcggaggcatcgatcacactatcaactgaagcacttggtatagttggtcTTATTATtctgaatatggcatgtatagggcttagacttttgagttttgtgtcaataTTAATTTGactaaatgtgttggcttgggatgaatcccttcattttgtataaagccatggATAatggttaatattattattgatctatgtaaatgatgatattttcatgaatgAGATAATATCTTGTGTGGCTGATTAGACCTTGTATTATTGTGTAGATTTTTCATGTTAAAGGTTAAGtaggttatgtaacacccctatcccgtaaccattgCCAGAGTAGGATGAGGCGTTACTAGAAATTAGGAATCAGATCAGAAGAATAAAattctataagtaaacattcaaaagatgccattttcatatggcttatatacaatagtcaaattatcattctactatattgtctatcctatacatgccataagctaagtctaattacatagtttccgtaatggtagatagtgtgacgaagcgctgatgatccccgaactggtagtcagaatccacaacctataaaccaaaacatgatcgaacagagtaagcttttgtaagcttagtaagttttaagcaaaacaaagtgttctcattcactatcattggtcattcatttcaactgttcgatgaagttaatctagagcttcatctcgaactataatatcaataaacgcatcacttggctatcacatatatactttcgaataataatgacctagatggtcagatatttccaaagcacattcttcatcaattttcaaatttccataatcctttccacttgttcataatcacatccatattattaagtatttcaacatgacaagtactaaattaccgtaggcacataaagaaccaaacatattccttatcacatatacgtaagcttacaaaacataatccttaccttgtac encodes:
- the LOC107952068 gene encoding COP1-interactive protein 1, translating into MEQVEVIKPDVEKRVERILKLIKRKSRKREPELIGHVEEFYRQYQSLSAQYEHLKRESVEKVLKGKGKGNESHPYYSSGSDSEYYSPTDRENDTDTTFDNDRRFHRWMADNIKEELNRAYEEDADLKHQLASKTEESEALASGHLSASSKTEEIETINKDEPKRDSEVGIDGKTVETKQQGETNTAMYVPVWEEGDEVTKLMKQLKENEKNLTSRINNSMAQVCSLKKEVDYLRAQQCEARGNVMKPELEVQVKTLKEENQGLQVQVIDLESEVDALRKQNITSKDELRSNVHEINQLKEENAHLNSRILGLEALFRERRLEDCQTKREKQITQMSTEVKLDHVTEKNQVELQIADQQRMMKEIEEHTRKTMERNPKLIKQLSAGNKLNYIERKMGNLAQEFYQKLDDNIRLLCLRIAVAEKKHYENKENYKNIKESLEQENKELKQKLVTCETELTKLIDNAEKKRENDEVSNSEEEQKLKLLKAVSVLEKKVGELEKINKEKDATLLSREEEKREAIRQLCLLIDYHRTNCDYLKELVSELTVRIKKKI